One window of the Microvirga mediterraneensis genome contains the following:
- a CDS encoding autotransporter-associated beta strand repeat-containing protein yields the protein MHDLIPPPAPALEHRSFRATLLGSVAICAMVGASGVLADGGDAGFISSGGESHFSGTGETGGTVVRGLNGGGGGGAGVTGGNGGSPTGCEDSDCGTSSGTAAGGSGGQPGVRDGLGGDGGNGQDATWRGGGGGGGGAAHGFNDVSGPIADREFSGGRGGKGGNGTTGGGGGGFGLVLQNSTDYSITQRAVGGAGGDGGHGGEGQGGGGGDGGIGIAATNADSLAVRAVMMGGKGGRGGGNDRLDGLGLGKGGRGGAGVYSTSRSTSIEAMVIGGDGGDSNNGQGGTGGSGVEASGDVTVSAEIRGGNSGVGSNGAYTGLGGTGIELKGTSHANTFAPIRGGEGITGGTGIFLRTDTDVTVNSSVRGGNGSTSGGTAIDGEGTGHEITLQANAVVSGGLAGSVRGAAIRVTGDSTLNLSAGAVIEGDIVIDYGNCPSGSCYMSALTVNAPSDFSYNGAFRGIGTLEKQGSGTLTLSGANAYGGRIVIGQGTLALTGVSNLASAASLRLDGTLDISGLSAFSTTVPGLARTALGEPAPGNIVLGDKTLIINQGSIGDFAGRIIGAGSFIKDGGGALTLYAEQGYSGATIIRGGGLRLTGYGSIANSSAVQIDSMLGTSGSGDLVFRNLSGSETGRLYLGNSGSLTIDQDADGTFAGSLENYAAVRKTGAGTLTLTGNSTRFDHIYSPFIGTIAIEEGTLALAGNANIGRSRGMSVDGVLDISGLTAAGTTLSNLAGNGTVALGGKSLTLNQTADSTFSGEFNGAGSFRKTGTGRLVLSGASTHTGGTTVGQGVLELSGSLGGPVAIGPNGVLFAAGGTVEGAVTVESGGALFGGQNGGTLRMGGLSLAAGSTTNVSLDAPSGAALFDVAGPLTINGTLNVTGGGGYGTGIYRIFSTSDTVTDAGLALGSAPTIENVVTRLDIGERTVDVLVTGDGSALQYWSGNGADRGGSGTWSGATRWLEPDGRQRSWLNGTGVFDGPAGRITVEGAQRIGTLEFLTSGYELVAGSGGELLLDGGGRLWAEGAQTTATVSAPLTGAGSLTKIGAGTIVLAGANSYSGGTLLQAGTLTLASNNALGTGRLDARDGTRLSFGADQLNVANAMALSGNIDIATGSDQAATLSGVIGDGLMPGSVVKTGAGKLTLTGDNGYTGHTVISAGTLQIGDGGTSGSILGDVANNGTLVFNRRDDVTFGGAVLGAGALVKQGAGRLTLTGDNNYTGGTTIAQGTLIGNSSSLSGNITNNSSLIFDQGHTGTYSGSISGSGALTKQGSGTLILTGNNSHAGGTVIEEGTLQIGDGGRSGSISGSIVNNGALVLNRSGTYDVNASITGTGSLAIVGGTVNFTGTSYAGPVSVEASTFNLAPHSRWGSIFTIEQGGTIGGSGTIGGLIVRQGGTVSPGYSPGTLNVAGNVAFDAGSNYTVDVTADGAHDLIAATGAATLSGGTVNVRAVRGLYGARSTHTILSAQGGITGRFASASSDLAFLTPSLSYDPHNAYLTLTRNQVDFSALAGSPNARAAAAATEMLGFGNDLYEALVLLSADQAGTAFDSLSGEAHATAAGVALGDAERVRNGLLTRLRQPLAARPAQPDAPAPGRFALWGEGFGSWGRAGANGNAAGLDTATGGFILGADAPVADAVRLGLAGGLIRTGFDIDGRLASGRTESVFGALYGSGAWGGVTLRLGAASAGHALEVNRAIRFPGFRDQTGASYDGWSAQAFGEAGYRIDLGPVQLEPFAGAAVLRLHTDGFAEDGGAAALTGSARVHALATTTLGVRAEARLSDTVPLVARGLLGWRHAYGDVEPAALLAFGGGASVFSVAGTPVDRDALVAEAGLDWQASDAISLGVAYAGQIGAQAQEHAVKGNLTWRF from the coding sequence ATGCACGACCTGATCCCGCCTCCTGCTCCTGCCCTTGAGCATCGCTCCTTCCGCGCCACCCTGCTCGGCTCGGTGGCAATTTGCGCAATGGTCGGCGCATCGGGTGTCCTGGCCGACGGAGGAGACGCCGGTTTCATCTCGTCCGGCGGAGAGTCTCATTTTTCCGGAACCGGCGAAACAGGCGGCACTGTCGTCCGGGGCCTCAATGGCGGCGGCGGAGGCGGAGCCGGCGTTACAGGTGGAAATGGTGGGAGCCCAACGGGCTGTGAGGACTCGGATTGTGGAACCTCATCAGGGACCGCCGCAGGCGGGAGCGGCGGTCAGCCCGGTGTCAGGGATGGCCTCGGGGGCGATGGAGGCAATGGCCAGGACGCCACGTGGAGGGGTGGAGGCGGCGGCGGCGGCGGGGCCGCGCATGGCTTCAACGACGTATCGGGACCAATCGCGGACCGGGAATTCAGCGGCGGCCGGGGCGGTAAGGGCGGAAACGGCACCACTGGCGGTGGCGGCGGTGGCTTCGGTCTCGTGCTGCAGAACAGCACTGACTACAGCATCACGCAGCGGGCAGTCGGCGGTGCCGGTGGGGATGGTGGCCATGGTGGAGAAGGTCAGGGCGGTGGCGGCGGCGACGGCGGGATAGGGATCGCCGCCACCAATGCCGACTCACTGGCTGTGCGCGCCGTCATGATGGGCGGCAAGGGTGGTCGCGGCGGCGGCAACGACAGGCTGGACGGCCTCGGCCTCGGGAAGGGTGGTCGCGGCGGCGCGGGCGTGTACTCGACAAGCCGCTCCACCAGCATCGAGGCGATGGTTATCGGCGGCGACGGTGGCGACAGCAACAACGGTCAAGGCGGAACCGGCGGCTCAGGCGTGGAGGCATCGGGCGACGTGACGGTCTCGGCCGAAATCCGCGGCGGCAACAGCGGGGTCGGCTCGAACGGTGCCTACACCGGTCTGGGGGGAACCGGCATCGAGCTGAAAGGTACCAGCCACGCAAACACATTCGCTCCCATCCGCGGGGGCGAAGGTATCACCGGCGGAACCGGCATATTCCTGCGTACGGACACAGACGTCACGGTCAATTCGTCTGTGCGGGGCGGCAACGGGTCGACGTCCGGCGGCACGGCCATCGACGGCGAGGGCACGGGCCACGAAATCACCCTGCAGGCGAATGCTGTCGTCAGCGGGGGGCTTGCCGGCAGCGTACGCGGTGCCGCGATAAGGGTCACAGGGGACAGCACGCTCAATCTTTCCGCCGGCGCCGTGATCGAGGGAGACATTGTCATCGACTATGGCAATTGCCCATCAGGCAGCTGCTACATGAGCGCCCTCACGGTCAATGCGCCGTCGGACTTCAGCTACAACGGGGCTTTTCGAGGCATCGGCACGCTGGAAAAGCAGGGCAGCGGAACGCTTACCTTGTCGGGAGCAAACGCGTACGGAGGCCGCATCGTCATCGGCCAGGGCACTCTGGCCCTGACGGGCGTGAGCAACCTTGCGAGTGCGGCCAGCCTGCGCCTCGACGGCACGCTCGACATTTCGGGCCTGTCGGCTTTCAGCACTACAGTCCCAGGCCTCGCGCGAACTGCGCTTGGTGAGCCAGCGCCCGGCAATATCGTCCTGGGCGACAAAACGCTCATCATCAACCAGGGCAGCATCGGTGACTTCGCCGGCCGGATCATCGGCGCTGGATCCTTCATCAAAGATGGCGGAGGAGCGCTTACGCTCTATGCCGAGCAGGGTTACAGCGGTGCCACCATCATCCGTGGGGGCGGTCTCAGGCTGACTGGATACGGCAGCATCGCAAACTCAAGCGCCGTCCAGATCGACAGCATGCTGGGCACCTCGGGCTCGGGAGATCTGGTCTTCCGAAACTTATCCGGTTCCGAGACGGGCAGGCTCTATCTGGGCAACAGCGGTTCGCTCACAATCGATCAGGATGCAGATGGTACCTTTGCCGGCAGCTTGGAAAATTATGCGGCCGTAAGAAAGACCGGTGCCGGCACACTCACGCTGACGGGCAACAGCACCCGCTTCGACCACATCTACTCACCCTTCATCGGGACCATCGCGATCGAAGAGGGCACCCTGGCATTGGCCGGCAACGCCAATATCGGCCGGTCGCGGGGCATGAGTGTCGATGGCGTGCTGGACATCTCCGGCCTGACAGCGGCCGGAACCACGCTCTCCAACCTCGCCGGAAATGGCACCGTCGCGCTTGGCGGCAAATCGCTCACCCTCAATCAGACGGCGGACAGCACTTTCTCGGGTGAGTTCAACGGTGCTGGCTCGTTCCGGAAGACAGGCACCGGCAGGCTCGTCCTTTCGGGCGCCAGCACGCATACCGGCGGCACAACGGTCGGCCAGGGCGTGCTGGAACTGTCGGGATCGCTCGGCGGACCTGTTGCGATTGGACCAAACGGTGTTCTCTTTGCGGCGGGCGGCACCGTCGAGGGCGCAGTGACGGTTGAAAGCGGTGGCGCGCTGTTCGGCGGACAGAACGGCGGCACGCTTCGCATGGGTGGCCTCAGCCTGGCGGCAGGCTCAACCACCAACGTCAGTCTCGACGCGCCTTCGGGTGCCGCGCTGTTCGATGTCGCCGGACCCCTCACAATTAATGGCACGCTCAATGTGACGGGCGGTGGAGGTTATGGCACCGGCATCTACCGGATCTTTTCCACGAGCGACACCGTGACGGATGCGGGCTTGGCTCTCGGCTCGGCGCCCACCATCGAGAACGTCGTCACGCGGCTCGATATCGGCGAACGCACGGTGGATGTCCTGGTCACAGGCGACGGGTCGGCGCTTCAATATTGGAGCGGCAATGGCGCAGACAGAGGTGGAAGCGGCACCTGGAGCGGCGCGACACGGTGGCTCGAACCTGATGGCAGGCAGCGCTCCTGGTTGAACGGCACTGGTGTCTTCGACGGTCCCGCAGGCCGCATCACGGTCGAGGGAGCCCAACGGATCGGCACGCTGGAATTTCTGACGTCGGGCTACGAACTCGTGGCCGGCAGCGGGGGCGAGCTCCTTCTCGACGGAGGCGGCCGCCTCTGGGCCGAGGGTGCTCAAACGACCGCGACGGTCTCTGCTCCGCTCACCGGCGCGGGAAGCCTCACCAAGATCGGCGCGGGCACGATCGTTCTGGCGGGAGCGAACAGCTATTCCGGCGGGACCTTGCTCCAAGCCGGTACCCTGACACTCGCCTCGAACAATGCCCTTGGCACAGGGCGTCTCGATGCGCGCGACGGCACAAGGCTTTCATTTGGCGCAGATCAGCTCAATGTCGCAAACGCCATGGCGCTCAGTGGCAACATCGATATCGCAACAGGTTCCGATCAGGCCGCCACCTTATCGGGCGTGATCGGCGACGGCTTGATGCCAGGCAGTGTCGTCAAGACAGGCGCGGGCAAGCTGACGCTGACCGGTGACAACGGCTATACGGGCCACACCGTCATCTCAGCCGGTACATTGCAGATCGGCGATGGCGGCACGAGCGGGTCGATCCTCGGTGACGTCGCCAATAACGGCACACTGGTTTTCAACCGGCGTGATGACGTCACTTTCGGCGGAGCGGTTCTCGGGGCCGGCGCACTCGTCAAGCAAGGCGCAGGCCGGCTCACGCTCACCGGCGACAACAACTATACCGGCGGCACGACCATCGCGCAGGGAACGCTGATCGGGAATTCGTCCAGCCTTTCGGGCAACATCACCAACAATTCCTCCCTCATTTTCGATCAGGGCCATACCGGCACGTATTCCGGATCGATCTCGGGCTCGGGGGCGCTCACCAAGCAAGGCAGCGGGACTCTCATCCTCACCGGCAACAACAGCCACGCAGGCGGCACGGTCATCGAAGAGGGGACGCTCCAGATCGGCGACGGCGGAAGATCGGGAAGCATCTCCGGCTCGATCGTCAACAACGGCGCGCTGGTCTTGAACCGCTCCGGAACCTACGACGTCAACGCGTCCATCACCGGAACGGGATCGCTCGCGATTGTCGGCGGTACGGTGAATTTCACCGGCACGAGCTACGCCGGCCCGGTTTCGGTGGAAGCAAGTACCTTCAACCTCGCACCCCATTCACGCTGGGGTTCGATCTTTACGATCGAGCAGGGCGGCACCATCGGCGGCTCAGGCACGATCGGCGGACTGATCGTCAGGCAGGGCGGCACCGTCTCACCCGGCTATTCGCCCGGCACGCTCAACGTTGCCGGCAACGTAGCCTTCGATGCCGGTTCGAACTACACGGTCGATGTGACGGCAGACGGCGCGCACGATCTCATCGCTGCGACGGGCGCGGCCACACTCTCGGGTGGCACGGTGAATGTCCGAGCGGTCCGGGGCCTCTATGGAGCGAGGAGCACTCACACGATCCTGAGCGCCCAGGGTGGGATCACCGGCAGGTTCGCCTCTGCCTCATCCGACCTTGCTTTCCTGACTCCCTCGCTCTCTTACGACCCTCACAACGCCTATCTTACGTTGACCAGAAATCAGGTGGACTTCAGCGCCCTTGCGGGAAGCCCCAATGCACGAGCGGCTGCGGCTGCCACCGAGATGCTGGGTTTCGGCAACGACCTCTATGAGGCTCTCGTGCTGCTTTCCGCAGATCAGGCGGGCACCGCCTTCGATTCCCTTTCTGGGGAGGCGCATGCGACGGCCGCGGGTGTCGCGCTGGGCGATGCCGAGCGGGTGCGCAACGGCCTTCTCACGCGCCTGCGCCAGCCGCTGGCCGCCCGCCCGGCCCAGCCCGACGCCCCTGCGCCCGGCCGCTTCGCCCTGTGGGGCGAGGGCTTCGGCTCCTGGGGGCGGGCCGGCGCCAACGGCAACGCCGCCGGCCTCGACACCGCCACCGGCGGCTTCATCCTCGGCGCCGACGCTCCGGTGGCCGACGCGGTCCGGCTCGGCCTGGCCGGCGGGTTGATCCGCACCGGCTTCGACATCGACGGGCGCCTCGCGTCGGGCCGCACCGAGAGCGTGTTCGGCGCGCTCTACGGCTCCGGCGCCTGGGGCGGGGTCACGCTGCGGCTGGGCGCGGCCTCTGCAGGGCATGCCCTCGAGGTGAACCGCGCCATCCGCTTCCCCGGCTTCCGCGACCAGACCGGCGCCTCCTATGACGGCTGGAGCGCGCAGGCCTTTGGCGAGGCCGGCTATCGGATCGACCTGGGGCCGGTGCAGCTGGAGCCGTTCGCCGGCGCCGCCGTGCTGCGGCTGCACACGGACGGCTTTGCCGAGGACGGCGGCGCCGCGGCCCTGACCGGCTCTGCCCGCGTCCACGCCCTGGCCACCACCACGCTGGGCGTGCGGGCCGAGGCCCGGTTGAGCGACACGGTGCCGCTGGTGGCGCGCGGCCTGCTCGGCTGGCGCCATGCCTATGGCGACGTCGAGCCTGCGGCGCTGCTGGCCTTCGGCGGCGGGGCGTCGGTCTTTTCGGTGGCGGGTACGCCGGTGGACCGGGATGCGCTGGTGGCCGAAGCCGGTCTCGACTGGCAGGCCTCGGACGCGATCAGTCTGGGCGTGGCCTATGCCGGCCAGATCGGCGCGCAGGCTCAGGAGCACGCCGTCAAGGGCAACCTCACCTGGCGCTTCTGA
- a CDS encoding winged helix DNA-binding protein: protein MTRPPGASWPSNKVFVQKLRYLTCYILIGSYARWQRGEGSPPTLAALQRTAVASPRQIAGFIKDLRHGGYVVAEQQESDRRRYHLRPTAALIQEVARSPLAFLAASERLEPSSRPLLAAISASPERMCDWLGRSVDCYQKDDSLFAPFRTIVQLTERECGYPLMAAILGTHYAAQRGVDAGLPSLTYRVLAERFQVSRQHIGNMLAEAERLGWFSIAAGGHLRAISEDLIAEFETWSAGQMAHFRGLAEQVCDPGGVAPKTMAE from the coding sequence ATGACCCGGCCGCCCGGTGCCTCGTGGCCGAGCAACAAGGTCTTCGTGCAGAAGCTGCGCTACCTGACGTGCTACATTCTGATCGGGAGCTATGCCCGCTGGCAGAGAGGGGAGGGAAGCCCGCCCACGCTCGCAGCACTGCAGCGCACCGCTGTGGCTAGCCCCCGGCAGATTGCCGGCTTCATCAAGGACCTGAGGCATGGCGGCTATGTCGTTGCCGAGCAGCAGGAGAGCGACCGCCGGCGCTATCATCTGCGCCCGACGGCGGCGCTGATCCAGGAGGTTGCGCGCTCGCCGTTGGCTTTTCTCGCCGCGTCCGAGCGCCTGGAGCCGTCCTCGAGGCCTCTCCTCGCGGCAATCTCCGCTTCGCCGGAACGAATGTGCGACTGGCTTGGCCGATCCGTGGATTGCTATCAGAAGGATGACAGCCTCTTCGCGCCATTCCGGACCATCGTGCAGCTCACGGAGCGCGAGTGCGGCTACCCGCTGATGGCCGCTATCCTGGGGACGCATTACGCCGCGCAACGCGGCGTGGATGCCGGCCTGCCGTCGCTGACCTACCGCGTCCTGGCCGAACGTTTCCAGGTCTCCCGCCAGCATATCGGCAACATGCTCGCCGAGGCCGAGAGGCTGGGCTGGTTCAGCATCGCGGCGGGCGGCCACCTGAGGGCGATCTCCGAGGATCTCATTGCCGAGTTCGAAACCTGGTCGGCGGGCCAGATGGCTCATTTCCGCGGGCTGGCGGAGCAGGTGTGCGACCCGGGCGGCGTAGCACCGAAGACGATGGCCGAATGA
- a CDS encoding LuxR C-terminal-related transcriptional regulator, with amino-acid sequence MRNTYDLDSLPHPGASSAKDIAYSRYMELARSVEPASEDHVAARPVKTLLIEPNALLREGLRRILAETAYAPSVATASLEEMGVVPGIENSTIVLIIDASRDHDATCRQARMLKEGNPSVKVVMLIEEYDLKQVVAAFQAGADAYLKKSISHEVLVKSLDLVMLGEAIFPGAILDLLRDRDLQADHAKPAPVSEENHEASLPAKGLSVRETVILRCLMDGDSNKIIARKFDITEATVKVHVKAILRKIQAKNRTQAAIWAASHLPSNQSTPNS; translated from the coding sequence ATGCGGAACACCTACGATCTTGATAGTCTTCCTCATCCTGGGGCCTCTTCGGCCAAGGATATTGCATATTCAAGATATATGGAGCTGGCCCGTTCGGTTGAGCCTGCTTCGGAAGACCATGTTGCCGCTCGCCCTGTCAAGACGCTTCTCATCGAGCCGAACGCTTTGCTGAGGGAAGGCCTGCGCAGGATTCTTGCGGAGACAGCCTATGCCCCTTCCGTCGCCACTGCGAGCCTGGAAGAAATGGGGGTGGTGCCGGGAATCGAGAACAGCACGATCGTCCTCATCATCGATGCCAGCCGCGACCATGATGCCACCTGCCGTCAGGCCAGGATGCTGAAAGAAGGCAATCCGAGCGTCAAAGTGGTCATGCTGATCGAGGAGTACGACCTCAAGCAGGTGGTTGCAGCCTTTCAGGCCGGTGCGGATGCCTATCTCAAGAAGTCGATCTCGCACGAGGTTCTGGTGAAGTCGCTGGATCTCGTCATGCTGGGAGAAGCCATTTTCCCGGGTGCGATCCTGGATCTGCTCCGTGACCGGGACCTGCAGGCCGACCATGCCAAGCCGGCGCCGGTGTCCGAAGAAAACCATGAGGCAAGCCTTCCTGCGAAAGGGCTGTCCGTCCGCGAGACGGTGATCCTGCGTTGCCTCATGGATGGCGACTCGAACAAGATCATCGCCCGAAAGTTCGACATCACCGAGGCGACCGTCAAAGTCCATGTGAAAGCGATTTTGCGCAAGATCCAGGCGAAAAACCGCACACAGGCTGCAATCTGGGCAGCAAGCCATTTGCCGTCGAACCAAAGCACGCCGAACAGCTAG
- a CDS encoding LuxR C-terminal-related transcriptional regulator has translation MRGEMALDHVDQESQLLFILDASLYPSGLAEGIWSLKQRYAQARIVVLSDSFNLEGMKSAFQSGADGYCLASTGCEALIKYLDLVMMGEVVFPSAAFLTAITGSAEGSDDARDTASIRMQPLQVASAPEGHDSPVRTLSSREAEILQCLMQGAPNKVIARKLDVAEATVKVHIKAILRKIRVANRTQAAMWAVNHLSPSSTDTPWA, from the coding sequence ATGCGCGGAGAGATGGCTCTGGATCACGTCGATCAGGAAAGCCAGCTGCTCTTCATCCTCGATGCGAGCCTGTATCCATCCGGTTTGGCTGAAGGAATCTGGTCGTTGAAGCAGCGATATGCGCAGGCTCGTATCGTGGTGCTGTCTGACAGCTTCAACCTCGAAGGCATGAAATCCGCCTTCCAATCCGGGGCGGATGGATATTGCCTTGCCAGCACGGGATGCGAGGCTCTGATCAAGTATCTCGACCTCGTCATGATGGGCGAGGTCGTCTTTCCATCGGCGGCTTTCCTGACGGCGATCACGGGCAGCGCGGAAGGATCCGATGACGCGAGAGACACTGCCTCCATCCGGATGCAGCCTCTGCAGGTCGCATCGGCTCCGGAAGGCCATGACTCTCCGGTCCGTACGCTGTCGAGCCGAGAGGCTGAGATTCTGCAATGCCTGATGCAAGGAGCTCCAAACAAGGTCATCGCGCGCAAGCTCGATGTCGCTGAAGCAACCGTGAAAGTTCACATCAAGGCTATTCTGCGTAAGATCCGGGTTGCCAATCGGACGCAGGCCGCCATGTGGGCTGTCAATCATCTGTCGCCCAGTTCAACAGATACGCCCTGGGCATAA
- a CDS encoding lytic transglycosylase domain-containing protein, with amino-acid sequence MISRLVLACATIACTLPATASERAQLDALIAQHAKAHGVPETLVHRVIKRESGYNPRASHRGNLGLMQIRYATARGMGYTGAASGLLDANTNLTYAVPYLANAYMVAGGNPDRAVALYSGGYYYEAKRKGLLNALRTGSNDPIMTGAISTSSGFASATAR; translated from the coding sequence ATGATTTCTCGTCTTGTGCTCGCATGCGCAACGATCGCCTGTACTCTGCCTGCAACAGCGTCTGAGCGCGCCCAACTCGATGCGCTGATCGCGCAGCACGCGAAGGCTCATGGGGTTCCCGAAACATTGGTACACAGAGTCATCAAACGCGAAAGCGGCTATAATCCGCGTGCATCCCACAGAGGGAATCTCGGACTCATGCAGATCCGCTACGCCACGGCACGCGGCATGGGCTACACGGGTGCGGCCTCCGGGCTGCTCGATGCAAACACCAATCTGACCTACGCGGTTCCCTATCTGGCGAATGCCTACATGGTCGCAGGCGGCAACCCGGATCGCGCGGTGGCTCTTTATTCCGGCGGCTATTATTACGAAGCCAAACGCAAGGGCCTGCTGAATGCACTCAGGACAGGTTCCAACGATCCCATCATGACCGGAGCCATTTCCACCTCCTCCGGCTTTGCATCGGCCACGGCTCGCTAG
- a CDS encoding TerC family protein, with product MDYLLALATNPAAWAALATLVVMEVVLGIDNLIFISILTNKLPADRQATARRIGIGLALILRLGLLGTIAIIVQLTEPLFTAFGHGFSWRDLILIAGGLFLVWKATKEIHHNVDPDPGPDLFESGKAQMSFASAIAQILLLDLVFSIDSIITAVGMTDHVPIMVVAVVVAVTVMLLAADPLARFIQANPTVVMLALGFLLMIGMVLIAEGFGAHVPKGYIYAAMAFSALIEGLNMLSRRARTKR from the coding sequence ATGGATTATCTTCTTGCCTTGGCCACGAATCCGGCCGCCTGGGCGGCTTTGGCGACCCTCGTCGTCATGGAAGTCGTGCTCGGGATCGACAACCTCATCTTCATCTCGATTCTGACCAACAAGCTCCCGGCCGACCGGCAGGCGACCGCCCGGCGCATCGGGATCGGCCTTGCCCTTATTCTTCGCCTGGGCCTGCTGGGCACCATTGCGATCATCGTCCAGCTCACCGAGCCTCTTTTCACGGCCTTCGGGCACGGCTTCTCCTGGCGCGACCTGATCCTCATCGCGGGCGGCCTGTTTCTGGTCTGGAAGGCGACAAAGGAAATCCATCATAATGTCGATCCCGATCCCGGCCCCGATCTCTTCGAGAGCGGAAAGGCTCAGATGAGCTTCGCCTCGGCAATCGCCCAAATCCTGCTCCTGGATCTCGTCTTTTCCATCGACAGCATCATCACGGCCGTCGGCATGACGGATCACGTACCGATCATGGTCGTCGCCGTCGTTGTCGCCGTCACAGTCATGCTGCTGGCGGCCGATCCCCTGGCACGCTTCATCCAGGCTAACCCGACGGTGGTCATGCTCGCGCTCGGATTCCTGCTCATGATCGGCATGGTCCTGATCGCGGAAGGCTTCGGAGCTCATGTGCCGAAGGGCTATATCTACGCGGCAATGGCGTTCTCGGCTCTTATCGAAGGCCTGAACATGCTCTCGCGGCGTGCCCGCACGAAACGATAG
- a CDS encoding sensor domain-containing diguanylate cyclase, with translation MKRLFSEVYLHLIAGVIALGILGISAHTLWIDRQNTWQEAERSSRNVLTTIARDLEGKLDLLDLSLRGAMEGLKYLGSEQLPPDLQYRMLFDRAATASFMGTLLLVDQAGNLIADAGPIIAPRSLNVADREYFIAHKENNHIGLYISRPYTSRTRLGDTSIGISRKLSDPAGRFAGVVMGSMPLTTINQLFDNLSLGQHGAINLFRNDGILLTRYPYDASQIDQDHGGSPHVRRILADKSGTFDSVSPIDGVRRIISYERLERYPLVLTVALSVEEIFSAWQRKALVLSLATLALCCAVVGLTILFQRELMRRTKAETKLRRIARTDDLTGLPNRRAFRETFEREWRHAIRSGSALSLLYIDADYFKNFNDHYGHGRGDEALRAVAGTLENNIRRPRDVAARYGGEEFAIVLPETDLAGARLIAENIRQNIIALDIAHEGSPYRVVTVSIGIASVHPSRGSVRATLLEAADRALYGAKAAGRNCIHHHEPGADPQHMRLPHAAA, from the coding sequence ATGAAACGTCTGTTCTCAGAAGTCTATTTGCACCTGATTGCAGGCGTGATCGCCCTGGGCATCCTGGGGATCTCGGCTCACACGCTTTGGATCGACCGCCAGAACACGTGGCAGGAGGCGGAAAGGTCTTCGCGGAACGTCCTGACGACCATTGCCCGGGACCTCGAGGGCAAGCTCGATCTGCTCGATTTGTCGCTCAGGGGAGCCATGGAGGGGCTGAAATATCTCGGCTCCGAGCAGCTTCCTCCAGACCTTCAGTACCGGATGCTCTTCGACCGCGCGGCCACAGCCTCCTTCATGGGGACTTTGCTGCTCGTGGATCAGGCCGGCAACCTCATTGCCGATGCCGGCCCCATAATCGCCCCGCGGTCCCTCAACGTTGCAGACCGCGAATACTTCATTGCCCATAAAGAGAACAACCATATCGGCCTGTATATCAGCCGTCCCTACACGAGCCGAACACGCCTCGGCGACACGAGTATCGGGATCAGCCGGAAGCTTTCGGATCCCGCCGGACGCTTCGCCGGGGTGGTGATGGGATCCATGCCCCTGACCACCATCAATCAATTGTTCGACAACCTGAGCCTCGGCCAACACGGAGCGATCAATCTCTTCCGGAACGACGGCATCCTCCTGACGCGCTATCCCTATGATGCGAGCCAGATCGATCAGGATCATGGCGGCTCTCCGCATGTCAGGCGCATCCTTGCGGATAAATCCGGCACCTTCGACTCGGTCTCTCCCATCGACGGCGTCCGGCGCATCATCTCCTACGAACGGCTGGAGCGGTACCCGCTCGTTCTCACCGTTGCCCTCTCGGTCGAGGAGATTTTCTCCGCCTGGCAGCGCAAGGCGCTTGTCCTGAGCCTTGCGACCCTCGCCCTGTGCTGCGCCGTCGTCGGATTGACGATTCTGTTCCAGCGCGAACTGATGCGCCGTACGAAAGCGGAGACCAAGCTCCGGCGCATCGCGCGCACCGACGATCTCACGGGCCTGCCGAACCGCCGCGCCTTCCGTGAGACCTTCGAGCGGGAATGGCGCCACGCCATCCGGTCAGGCTCGGCCCTGTCGCTGCTCTACATCGACGCCGACTACTTCAAGAACTTCAACGACCATTACGGCCATGGGCGGGGCGACGAGGCTCTGCGCGCCGTTGCCGGTACGCTCGAAAACAATATCCGCCGTCCGCGCGATGTCGCGGCCCGCTATGGCGGTGAGGAATTCGCCATCGTGCTGCCGGAGACGGATCTGGCGGGCGCCCGGCTCATCGCCGAGAACATCCGCCAGAACATCATCGCGCTGGATATCGCGCATGAGGGCAGCCCCTATCGGGTGGTGACGGTCAGCATCGGCATCGCATCCGTCCACCCCTCGCGCGGAAGCGTCCGCGCCACCCTTCTCGAGGCGGCGGACCGGGCGCTCTACGGAGCCAAGGCCGCCGGCCGGAACTGCATCCACCATCATGAGCCCGGCGCCGACCCGCAACACATGCGCCTTCCCCACGCCGCCGCGTGA